The Nitrospinota bacterium genome contains the following window.
AATTTTACTTTTTTGATTGTACTGGTCCTTTTATTTTTTCAGACAGCCTGCTCGGTTCCAAAAAACAGATGCCTGAAACCGTTTACCGGGGAATGTCAGGCGTCGACAATTCTTTGGGAGCAAGCCATCGATACGATTGTGAGGAAAAATTATCCCTCTGAGGTCTACAAGGCTGTCGTCTGGCAGGATGACTTTGATAACGCCTGGGTATTGAAGGGAATGGAAATTAATATTACGGAGCGGTTCCTTCATAAGTTAAGTCCAGTTCAACGAATAATGGTTGCCGCCCATGAGTTGGGCCATCTTAAGATGAATCATTACTATTCACAAATCGGAATCACAATGGTAGAGATGCCTCCTGGTTTAGAAGGCCATGAGGAAGAAATGATTGATCTTTCAATTTCGAAGAATCAGGAACTCAACTCTAAAGGATTCAGCGAGGAACTTGAAAAGGAGGCAGACCGTATGGCACTCCTGTTATTGGAGCAAGTTGGTATCAGCCCGCTTGCGTACATAAATTTTCTAAACCAGATCCGTTATGAAGGTGAAGTCGTGATGACAGGCCGGATAGCAGCCATTGAGAAATTTATTGGAAATTCTCGTTAATCCTGGAAGGGTTTATAAGTAAAATTCTCATCATTCACACATAAACATTGATTTTCTTTACCTTTTTTTTAGACAAGTGTTTTAACTCCTTGTCTTCTCGCGGCGAAAGTTGTGTTTTGATTTTCTTGAATTTATTCTTTACAGTTTTTCGCTCAACCTTTCCTTTTAATGAATGATGTTTCTTGGGAGTTTTGGTTTTTTTTGTCGCTATTCTTCTGTCTTTTTTAAATATGCGCCTTTCCGGACCTCGAATTTTCAAAACAGGCACAACCACAGTCTCAAGCGGTACAGGCATTCCTTTATCTTTTAGCCTGGCTTCACAAATATTAGCCTTTGTAAAATTAGTTTTCCATGTGTTAGCGCCAACCAGATTGGTTCCAAATAGGTTTGACTTGCTTAAATTAGCTTTCTGAAGATTTGTATTAATAAGGTTCGAATATCGCAAATCGGCGCCCTCTAAA
Protein-coding sequences here:
- a CDS encoding M48 family metalloprotease, whose translation is MINRTINLPHRNKRDDSSRYNFTFLIVLVLLFFQTACSVPKNRCLKPFTGECQASTILWEQAIDTIVRKNYPSEVYKAVVWQDDFDNAWVLKGMEINITERFLHKLSPVQRIMVAAHELGHLKMNHYYSQIGITMVEMPPGLEGHEEEMIDLSISKNQELNSKGFSEELEKEADRMALLLLEQVGISPLAYINFLNQIRYEGEVVMTGRIAAIEKFIGNSR
- a CDS encoding pentapeptide repeat-containing protein, yielding NLRGIQIPKINLRKVNLRQANLSWANLQGADLEGADLEGADLRYSNLINTNLQKANLSKSNLFGTNLVGANTWKTNFTKANICEARLKDKGMPVPLETVVVPVLKIRGPERRIFKKDRRIATKKTKTPKKHHSLKGKVERKTVKNKFKKIKTQLSPREDKELKHLSKKKVKKINVYV